The Candidatus Tanganyikabacteria bacterium genome contains the following window.
AAGCTCAAGCACGTGGCGCTCACCGAGGGCGTCACCGCCGCCGCGCCGGCGATCGACATCCGCATCGACCGCGACCGGGGCACGCTGACGGTCTCGGACACGGGCATCGGCATGAGCGCCGACGAGATCAAGCGCTTCATCGCGCAGGTGGCCTTCTCGGGCGCCGAGGAGTTCCTCTCCCGCTACAAGCCGGGCCAGGAGGGCGATTTCATCATCGGCCACTTCGGTCTCGGCTTCTACTCGGCCTTCATGGTGGCCGACAAGGTCGAGGTCGTCTCCAAGAGCTACCGCGCCGACGATCCCGCGGCGTCCTGGGTCTCCGAGGGCGGCCTCGAGTTCTCGCTGGGGCCGGCCTTGCGCGCCGAGACGGGCACCGACGTCATCCTCCACGTCGCCGAGGCCGATCGCGAGTTCCTCGATCCGGCCCGCGTCGAGCATGTCGTCAAGAAGTACTGCAACTTCCTGCCGGTGCCCATCCGCCTGGACGGCAAGGAACTCAACGACCAGAAGCCGCTGTGGACGAAGATGCCGTCGTCGCTAAAGGACGAGGAATATCTGGCCTTCTTCCACAAAGCCTATCCCTACGAAGACGATCCGCTGTTCTGGATCCACCTCAACGCCGACTACCCGTTCCGGCTCCAGGGCATACTCTACTTCCCGCGGTTCCGCCACGAGTTCGAGGTGGCCAAGGGCGAGGTGCAACTGTACTGCAACCAGGTCTTCGTGGCCGAGAACACGCAGGACCTCATCCCGCGCTTCCTCACGGTCCTCAAGGGCATGATCGACTGCCCGGACATCCCGCTCAACGTCTCGCGCAGCGCGCTGCAAAACGATCCGTACATGCGCAAGATCTCGGCCCACATCGTCAAGAAGGTGGCCGACAAGCTGAACGACCTGTTCAGGGCCCAGCGCGAGACCTTCGAGAAGCACTGGGAGCATGTCCACCCGTTCGTGAAGTTCGGGATGATGGAGGATGACAAGTTCTACCAGGCCTGCCGGCCGATCGTCCTGTATGAGTCCACCAACGGCAGCCTCGCGACGATCGACGAGTACCTGGCCCGCAACCGCGAGAAGCACCCGCAGCACGTCTATTATGCGTCGGCGGCCGATCAGCAGGCCACCTACCTGCAGTTGTTCAAGACCGAAGGCATGGAGGCCTTGCTGCTCCCGTCGGTCCTCGACACGCACTTCATCCACGTCATGGAGGGCAAGGAGGACATCCGCTGGAGCCGCGTGGATTCGAGCGTCAGCGAGCACCTGGTCGAGAAGTCCGACGCCAGCCGCGTCGTGGATGCCCATGGGAAGACCCTCGACGATCGCGTGAAGGAGCGCTTCGAGCAGGCCCTGGCCGCCACTGGCCTAGAGATCAAGGTGGCACGGCTCAAGTCGCCGGACGTGCCGGCCATCGTCGTCGAGTCCGAGTACGAACGGCGCTTCAAGGAACTCTCGGCCTCGGTGGGCCGCGACCTGGGCAACGTGGGCAAGCGCACCCTGGTAGTCAACAGCGCCAATCCGCTCGTGGAGCGGGCTCTGCAGGCCGTCACCACCGACCGCGCCGACGACCTGTGCCGGCACGTCCTCGACCTGGCGCGTCTGGCCCACGAGGGCTTGCAGGGCGAGGCCCTGGCCGAGTTCGTGGCCCGCTCCCAGCGCCTGGTGCTGAGTTAGCGGCCGGGTCCTTGAAGCCCCGGGGAGGCAGGAGGCCGGATCAGCGGCCGGCCAGCTCCCTGGTGTCACCGGACGGCTCCAGATCCAGTTCCTGGCGCAAGATGCGCTCGCAGAGCCGGAACTGGCGCTCGAGCAGATCCTCCTGGCCGAAGAGCCGGTAGATCCGCATGAGCTGCCGGTGCGCCTCCTCGTTGGTCGCGTCGATTCCCAGCAGGCGCTCCGCGTGGGCGCGGGCAATCTCGTAGGCGCCGGCCGCAAACGCGCGTTCGGCCAGGTGCAGCAGCATCCGCGCCACGCGTACTTTGCAGCGATGCCGTTCGATGTCGCAAATCTCCTGCAAGAGGGGCTCGGCGAAGAGATCCCCGGCGTACAGCTCGCAAGCCCGCCGGAAGGCCGCGTCGGCCTCCGCCGGCCGGCCGCCAGCCAAGGCGGCGGCACCGGACTGGTAGGCATCCTCGAACTCCAGCATGTCGACGCGAATGGCCCGCGTGTCGAGGCGGAGGCGCCCCGCGCCGATCTCCAGGTAGCGCGACCTGCCGCGCGGCGCGAGGTCCGGCTCCAGGATCTTGCGCAGGGATGACGCCAGGAGGTTGAGGCGCGTCTCCGGGTCGAACTCGTCCGCCTCGGGAAAGAGCTTCTCGAAGAGTTCCTCCCGGGACAGGCCTTGCGGCGCGGTCAGCAGGCACGCCAGCAGGGCCTTGGACCGCTTGCGCGGCCAGGCCTCCACGCGCTTGCCGCCGGCGAGCACGTCCAGAGTGCCGAAGCAGCGAATCGCCAGACCGGCGCCATCGCCGGCGCCGGCAGCCACCCGGCCCGGAAGGCCCGCTTGCCATTCCGCCACCTCCGGGAAGCGAGCCCGCACTTCGCGGGCGAGCGCTCCATGACCGGTCTCTTCCACCAGTTGCCGCAGTTCGGGCACCAGTTCGGGAAAGGCGATCCACAGGTGGAAGTAGCTGCCGCTCACGATCGCCTGCACGGCGGCGCCCGCGAGGCGCGCGGCGGCCGGGCCGTCCCCGGCGCGCCTGGCCAGCAGCGCTTCCAGCAGGTCCAGCGCCGCCCGATGGTGCGGGGCGGGATGGACGGCTTCCACGACGGCCGCGGTGCGGATCGCCTCCAGCGCGGCGGCCGCGTCGCTTGCCAGGACGCGCGTCGCGGCCTGCTGGACCAGGTACCCGAGTCGCACATGCGGCCACTGCGCGGCGAGCGCGATCGCCCCGGCATGGCGGCTCTCGGCCGATGCGAACTCGCCCCGCCGGCGGTGCAGCATGGCCTGCTCGTTGAGCACGCCTGCCGCCTCCTGGCTCTCGCCCAGGCCGCAATCGGTCAGGAGACCCAGGGCCGCGTCGAGGTAAGCCGCGGCGCGAGGCGCGTCGCCCGCGATACCGTGGCTGTGGCCCAGGAGCGCCCTGAACACCGCCTCGCGGTGCTTGCCCACCGCCACCGGCGGCTCGGGCGGCAGTTCGGCAAGCAAGGCCGCTCCCCGCTTCACCTGGCCTATATCGAAGAGGCACGCGGCCAGATACACCTGTGCGCCGTATGCCACGCTGGGGTGATGCGGGTACTCCCGCGCGAGCGCCAGTGCGCGATGGAACTGCCGGGCGGCCTCTTCCGGACGACCCCGCGCCGCTTCGCGGACGCCCAGATTGAGCGCGGCCATCTGCTGGATGTAGGCGATCGCGGACTGGCCGAAGTGGGGGGCCGCCAGGATGCGGCGCGTGAGGTCCTCGCCCGCCTCGTCTTCCCCGGCGTCGAAGCGGCAGATGGCCTGGAGATTCCAGTAGCGGATCCGATCGGCGAAATCGGCTGTCTCGGCCAGCGCCGCCGCCTCGCCCTCGACCCTCCCGAACGCCGGGAAGTCCTGCTTGAGCCAGTAGCCGTACAGGAGTTCGAGCAATGCCACGAAGAGGGCCGGCGCCGCGGCGGCGTGCCGCAGGCGGGAAACGGCTTCTTCCAGACTCGCCACCCCGTCGTTGATCTCTCCCCTGGCGTTGCGGTAAGCCGCCTCGAGCGCCGCGAGTTCGAGCGAGCCGCGCCGCACCTCCGG
Protein-coding sequences here:
- the htpG gene encoding molecular chaperone HtpG, translated to MTTSAAERETGKLAIHAENVLPIIKKWLYSDKEIFLRELLSNSVDAITKLKHVALTEGVTAAAPAIDIRIDRDRGTLTVSDTGIGMSADEIKRFIAQVAFSGAEEFLSRYKPGQEGDFIIGHFGLGFYSAFMVADKVEVVSKSYRADDPAASWVSEGGLEFSLGPALRAETGTDVILHVAEADREFLDPARVEHVVKKYCNFLPVPIRLDGKELNDQKPLWTKMPSSLKDEEYLAFFHKAYPYEDDPLFWIHLNADYPFRLQGILYFPRFRHEFEVAKGEVQLYCNQVFVAENTQDLIPRFLTVLKGMIDCPDIPLNVSRSALQNDPYMRKISAHIVKKVADKLNDLFRAQRETFEKHWEHVHPFVKFGMMEDDKFYQACRPIVLYESTNGSLATIDEYLARNREKHPQHVYYASAADQQATYLQLFKTEGMEALLLPSVLDTHFIHVMEGKEDIRWSRVDSSVSEHLVEKSDASRVVDAHGKTLDDRVKERFEQALAATGLEIKVARLKSPDVPAIVVESEYERRFKELSASVGRDLGNVGKRTLVVNSANPLVERALQAVTTDRADDLCRHVLDLARLAHEGLQGEALAEFVARSQRLVLS